In the Grimontia kaedaensis genome, one interval contains:
- a CDS encoding PLP-dependent aminotransferase family protein, with protein sequence MTIINIALEKSGAPMYRQIADAIADKVDSKELAPGTKLPTHRALADALSVTVGTVTRAYAEAERRGIVEAKVGAGTYICENNRPLWSFSDPERQDALSFGYNVPPSINRADLFAEALEQLAAHPQELNSLMLYQPPSGIVRHREILADWLNGHQVNTDPSRLLFCSGAQNAMQLCLMTLCRAGDTILTDKFTYPGLLSLARQLQLTVKPVEMDEEGMLPESLSAACQQYQARLVYLTPTLQNPTTATMSEARRHALIEVCEQQQLMIVEDDINGLLPRERPSPMVNLAPDNVIYIGGLAKTLAPGLRLGFLHLPERFYPHFVNALQNHSWMISPLLTAMAAILLENGSANQILETIRTEMETRWEIVTRYLGTESMRYHPNAFHGWLTLPEAWSLSEFLAASKAEGLELKSSELFVPAGYSAPPTVRIAVSAPTSRELLEQGCEKLAKLLSNPPLTEFAL encoded by the coding sequence ATGACAATCATCAATATTGCATTGGAGAAGTCCGGCGCTCCTATGTATCGGCAAATAGCCGATGCCATTGCGGATAAAGTGGATAGCAAAGAACTGGCACCGGGAACAAAACTGCCGACCCACCGCGCACTGGCGGATGCGTTGTCTGTCACGGTAGGAACAGTCACCCGCGCCTATGCAGAAGCGGAGCGGCGAGGCATTGTCGAAGCCAAAGTCGGTGCCGGTACCTACATTTGCGAGAACAACCGCCCACTGTGGTCGTTTTCCGACCCTGAACGACAGGATGCATTGAGCTTTGGCTACAACGTGCCGCCAAGCATTAACCGTGCTGATCTCTTCGCAGAGGCATTGGAGCAACTTGCCGCCCACCCGCAGGAACTCAATAGTCTGATGTTGTATCAACCGCCTTCCGGCATTGTGCGTCACCGTGAAATTCTGGCCGACTGGTTGAATGGGCATCAGGTGAACACCGATCCGTCGCGCTTGCTGTTCTGCTCGGGCGCACAAAATGCCATGCAGCTTTGCCTGATGACCCTTTGTCGAGCTGGCGATACCATCCTCACCGACAAGTTCACGTACCCCGGTTTACTCAGTCTTGCCAGACAGCTGCAACTCACGGTGAAGCCCGTAGAGATGGATGAAGAAGGCATGTTGCCAGAATCACTGAGCGCAGCCTGCCAGCAATATCAGGCGAGATTGGTGTACCTCACGCCAACCCTACAAAACCCGACGACAGCGACCATGAGTGAAGCGCGCCGACATGCACTCATCGAGGTATGTGAACAACAGCAATTGATGATCGTGGAAGATGACATCAATGGCCTTCTTCCCCGCGAACGGCCTTCGCCGATGGTCAATCTGGCGCCTGACAATGTGATATATATTGGTGGGCTGGCGAAGACGCTGGCGCCAGGTCTTCGTCTTGGTTTCCTGCATCTGCCGGAGCGTTTCTATCCCCATTTCGTTAACGCGCTGCAAAACCACAGCTGGATGATCAGCCCGCTATTAACCGCCATGGCGGCGATCCTTTTGGAGAATGGCTCAGCAAACCAGATCCTCGAAACCATTCGTACTGAAATGGAAACACGGTGGGAGATCGTTACCCGCTATCTTGGTACTGAGTCGATGCGTTACCACCCCAACGCGTTTCACGGCTGGCTGACATTGCCCGAAGCTTGGTCGCTAAGCGAGTTTCTGGCCGCGAGCAAAGCGGAAGGACTCGAACTGAAATCATCTGAGCTTTTTGTACCCGCGGGATATTCCGCGCCGCCTACGGTACGAATTGCTGTGAGCGCCCCAACTAGTCGTGAGTTACTTGAACAGGGCTGCGAAAAGCTGGCCAAGCTGTTGAGCAACCCACCACTGACTGAATTTGCGTTGTAA
- a CDS encoding LysE family translocator encodes MMEVSFLATLALFAATMTGTPGPNNMMLTASGANFGFRRTVPHLVGISLGVASLIGVVAAGLGAVFQIYPWVQEGMKLLASAYLLYLAWRIAKAGAPSKDASADRRPMTLIEGALFQYVNPKAWAMSVSAVGTFTLSGGDYWLSAAVIVMTFLVVGLSLTSIWAGFGVWIGKVLSTDKSWVVFNRVMGTLTASCLIFIWG; translated from the coding sequence ATGATGGAAGTATCTTTTTTGGCGACGCTGGCGCTTTTTGCTGCGACCATGACAGGCACGCCAGGTCCAAACAACATGATGCTGACAGCGTCGGGAGCGAACTTTGGATTCAGGCGCACTGTGCCTCATCTTGTTGGTATTTCTCTTGGTGTTGCATCTTTAATTGGCGTGGTTGCAGCAGGGCTGGGGGCGGTGTTTCAAATTTACCCATGGGTGCAAGAGGGGATGAAGCTGCTGGCGAGCGCTTATCTGCTTTATCTGGCATGGCGCATTGCCAAAGCGGGGGCACCTTCAAAAGATGCTTCGGCAGATCGTAGGCCGATGACTTTAATAGAGGGTGCCTTGTTCCAATATGTGAATCCTAAAGCATGGGCTATGTCAGTCAGCGCAGTGGGTACTTTTACTTTGTCAGGCGGGGATTATTGGCTGTCGGCAGCAGTGATTGTAATGACGTTTCTGGTGGTGGGCTTATCTCTGACATCAATTTGGGCCGGATTCGGCGTCTGGATTGGCAAGGTACTTTCGACAGACAAGAGCTGGGTAGTGTTTAACCGGGTGATGGGCACGCTGACGGCTTCCTGTCTGATCTTTATCTGGGGCTAG
- a CDS encoding TIGR02444 family protein, with protein sequence MDGSSGKTGANGSGIPRPLKQQATADGLWQFCLYHYGQQEVKHACLKLQDQFKGNVNLALLLAWLEDAGFSLSASSLAQLRQSLVQSETLLTRYRLMRRDLKPQLSRGAYQKMLNYELTLEKFQQQELLACINQQTWQENASSSLEMYCSQLDSDAHYLYPALMRGLNVIDQR encoded by the coding sequence ATGGATGGATCTTCAGGAAAAACTGGAGCAAATGGAAGCGGAATTCCAAGGCCGCTAAAACAGCAAGCCACAGCCGATGGGCTGTGGCAATTTTGTCTGTATCATTACGGACAGCAAGAGGTCAAACACGCCTGCCTGAAACTTCAGGATCAGTTCAAAGGCAATGTGAACCTCGCTCTGCTGTTGGCCTGGCTGGAAGATGCCGGGTTTTCTCTTTCGGCCTCATCACTCGCTCAACTTCGCCAATCATTAGTCCAATCAGAAACCCTACTCACCCGCTATCGATTGATGCGACGTGACCTCAAGCCGCAGCTTTCACGCGGGGCTTACCAGAAAATGCTTAACTACGAGCTGACATTAGAAAAGTTCCAGCAGCAGGAATTGCTTGCCTGTATTAACCAGCAAACTTGGCAGGAAAACGCCTCTTCATCATTGGAGATGTACTGCTCGCAACTGGACAGTGACGCACACTATCTTTACCCAGCACTCATGAGAGGCTTGAACGTCATCGATCAGCGCTAG